The following is a genomic window from Acidobacteriota bacterium.
CGATATGAAGACTTAGCGGCGAGAGCAGGACGTGCGGCGGAAAGCCCGCGTCCGAAGGACAGACAAGACGGAATGAAGATTCGAATCAATGACCTGGCACGAGAGCTGGAAGTAAAGAGCAAGGCGATCCTCGACGTCCTCGATGAAGTGGGGGTAGTCGAGAAGAAGACGCACTCCAGTTCTCTCGAAGCGGACGATGCGGAGAAGGTGCGCAAGCACTTCGCCAAGTCAGGAGCTCCGTCGAAGGAAACGCGCGGCGCGCACAAGCCCGCGGCCAGTGCCGACGAGTTGAAGCCAAAGTTCGACCTCTCGAAGATCTCCAAGCCGGGAGACGTTCTCAAAGCCATCCAGTCGAAGGCCGCGCCGGTAAAGCCGGCGACAGCGGCCTCCGCGACCGCCGCGCAGAAGCCCGCCGTGACTCCGCAAAAGCCGGAGCCGCCGCCAGCGATCAAGTCGGCTACGCCGCCGGGAGCGACGGTGGTGCCGGCATCGCAGGCATCGCCGCATCCTGTCGCGCCCAAGGTTCCCGGCGCCACGCCCGTTTCTCCTGCCACGCTCAGCGCTCCGGCGACACAGCACGCGCCGCAGGCGGCCGCACCGCAGTCGTCGTCTGCGACGACGGCACCGCAGGCGCCATCGGCTGCGCCGCACGCATCTTCAACCGGAGCTGGGCCAGCGGGCGGCGCGGCCGCACCGCCTTCAAACCAGCCGCCGGCGAGGCGTTTGATCACGCCGCAGACGGGACCGCGTCCGGTGTATCTGGCGCCGGCAACACCGCGCCCGGGCATGCCGGGCGGGCCAGCGGCGCCGCGTCCGGGGCAGCCCATCGCGCAGCGCCCCACGACGATGCAGGGACAGGGACAGGGACGCCCCGCGCCGGGACGTCCCGTGCCGGGGCAGCCGATATTCCAGCGGCCGCGGCCAGGAGCGCCGGGCTCGCGCCCGCCGCTCAAGCCGGGCGAGCGTCGCTTGCATCCCACACGCACTTCACCGACGGGCGTGCGCCCGATCGGCGTCGGTCCGGGCGGACCGATGGCGCCGCCGGCGGGAAGGCCGGCGGGACGTCCGGGCGGACCATCACGCCGGCCGGGACAGCGCTACGTTCCGCGCGGGGTGAAGGAAGGCCCGATGAAGGGCTTCGTGCCGCCACCACGGCTCTCGCTCTCGAGCGAGCCGTTGCCCATCACGCGCACCATCGAGATCACTGAAGGCATCAGCGTAAAGGATCTGGCCGAGAAGCTGGATGTGCGCGCGAAAGACGTGATCGCGCGTTTGCTGGCGCGCGGCGTCTTCGCCTCCATCAATCAATCGCTCGATGCGGGATTGGCGAGCGAGATGGCACGGCAGTTCGGCGCTGACACCAACGTGAGCACGTTCGAAGAACAGGCCGCGAAAGACGCGGTGGAGTCGGGTGCGGAAGAGATCGTGGGCGAAGGCGGCGGCGCCGCGCGTCCGCCCATCGTTACCATCATGGGCCACGTGGACCATGGTAAGACGACGCTGCTCGATTCCATCCGGCAGGCGAGCGTGGCCGCAGGCGAAGCCGGCGGCATCACGCAGCACATCGGCGCGTACAAAGTGAAGGTCGCCGACAAAGCATCGCCTGCAAATGGGCGCGAGATCACGTTCATCGATACTCCGGGCCATGAAGCGTTCACGCGCATGCGCGCGCGCGGCGCAAA
Proteins encoded in this region:
- the infB gene encoding translation initiation factor IF-2, which translates into the protein MKIRINDLARELEVKSKAILDVLDEVGVVEKKTHSSSLEADDAEKVRKHFAKSGAPSKETRGAHKPAASADELKPKFDLSKISKPGDVLKAIQSKAAPVKPATAASATAAQKPAVTPQKPEPPPAIKSATPPGATVVPASQASPHPVAPKVPGATPVSPATLSAPATQHAPQAAAPQSSSATTAPQAPSAAPHASSTGAGPAGGAAAPPSNQPPARRLITPQTGPRPVYLAPATPRPGMPGGPAAPRPGQPIAQRPTTMQGQGQGRPAPGRPVPGQPIFQRPRPGAPGSRPPLKPGERRLHPTRTSPTGVRPIGVGPGGPMAPPAGRPAGRPGGPSRRPGQRYVPRGVKEGPMKGFVPPPRLSLSSEPLPITRTIEITEGISVKDLAEKLDVRAKDVIARLLARGVFASINQSLDAGLASEMARQFGADTNVSTFEEQAAKDAVESGAEEIVGEGGGAARPPIVTIMGHVDHGKTTLLDSIRQASVAAGEAGGITQHIGAYKVKVADKASPANGREITFIDTPGHEAFTRMRARGAKVTDIVVLVVAADDGVMPQTIEAIDHAQAAKVPLIVAVNKIDKPDAMPERVKKQLADRGLVPEDWGGTTVFVDVSAKQKTNLNLLLEMICLVADVQGLKAAPDRPANGTVLEAKLDRGRGAVATVLVQNGTLRTGDQFVVGNTFGKVRAMFDDLGNAIDEAPPSSPAEVIGLEGLPQAGDQLVVVADRDKAKGIAGYREQKTREAQLSKSSRVSLEGLAEQIKNAGMKDLPLILKADVQGSVEVLSDTLNKLSNEQVKIKVLHTGVGAITETDVLLASASNAIIIGFNVRPERKAQELAEQEQVDIRLHSIIYELQDEMKKAMLGLLEPIVKETYMGRADVKEVFRIPKVGAVAGCQVSDGTIKQNNDVRLLRDNVVVFKGKVGSLRRFKDDVSEVRNGMECGISIANYGDIKKGDVIEAFVTEKVAAELTSA